One region of Wyeomyia smithii strain HCP4-BCI-WySm-NY-G18 chromosome 3, ASM2978416v1, whole genome shotgun sequence genomic DNA includes:
- the LOC129729136 gene encoding uncharacterized protein LOC129729136 yields MNCDYVSKGETYDDERQEFSEQYYKAKSFLMDRAKERQDPPVLEQTIRAYDSVSQSTTDHVRLPQIKLQTFNGDIDDWQGFRDLFTSLIHWKPDLPEVEKFHYLKGCLQGEPKSLIEPIKTTSANFKVAWEMLLRRYNNSKQLKKRRIQTLFKLPTLSKESVVDLHALLETFQRVVQTLDQIVQPGDYKDLLLVNLLASRLDPFTRRGWEEHSAASETDSLKEMTDFLQRRIEILESLPARVADTRSGQPSQPTGKVKLVGSKTSFNTTQTQGGRCVACKENHPLYQCTTFQGLTVAERDSMLRAHSLCCNCFKQGHHAKDCQSKYSCRNCKGRHHSLVCFRSGKGHETKESGTQGSNMSGQREISIPSYITSTPSTQVANLANSRAVVAGAVNYSSQVLLATAVIVIEDDSGNRIQARALLDSGSESNFISTRLSQRLQVVRDKVNISVSGIGQGSTKVKQRIWALVTANLPTVTVDTIGWPIPQGIQLADPAFGVSKGIDIVLGIESFFEFFSTGRQMVISKQLPALHESVFGWVVCGARSVPENSMQISCNVSTTNHLEELVTRVLGV; encoded by the exons ATGAACTGTGACTACGTTTCGAAGGGGGAGACATACGATGATGAAAGGCAGGAATTTAGCGAGCAGTACTATAAGGCAAAGTCTTTTCTTATGGACAGAGCCAAGGAAAGACAGGATCCACCCGTTTTGGAGCAAACTATTCGAGCCTATGATTCAGTGTCACAAAGCACAACTGATCACGTGCGCTTACCGCAGATTAAACTTCAAACCTTCAACGGGGACATAGATGATTGGCAAGGTTTCCGCGACCTATTCACCTCCCTCATTCATTGGAAGCCAGATTTACCAGAGGTAGAAAAATTTCACTACCTGAAAGGATGCCTGCAGGGTGAACCTAAAAGCCTCATTGAACCAATAAAAACCACTAGTGCTAACTTCAAGGTTGCATGGGAGATGCTGTTAAGGCGATACAACAACAGCAAGCAACTGAAAAAACGGCGAATCCAAACGCTTTTCAAATTACCAACTTTATCTAAAGAATCGGTCGTGGATTTACATGCTTTGCTGGAGACTTTTCAACGTGTCGTTCAAACGCTTGACCAAATTGTGCAACCGGGGGATTATAAGGATTTACTTTTGGTTAATCTGCTCGCTTCGCGCCTAGATCCGTTCACAAGGAGAGGATGGGAAGAACACTCGGCTGCTTCAGAAACGGACTCACTAAAGGAGATGACCGATTTTCTCCAAAGGCGAATTGAAATTTTGGAATCTCTACCTGCGAGGGTGGCTGACACTAGGAGTGGCCAGCCTTCTCAACCAACAGGCAAGGTCAAGTTGGTCGGGTCTAAGACCAGCTTCAACACAACACAAACACAAGGTGGCCGTTGTGTCGCATGTAAGGAAAATCATCCATTGTACCAGTGCACAACATTTCAAGGATTGACCGTCGCGGAAAGGGATTCTATGCTACGGGCTCACTCGCTATGCTGCAACTGTTTTAAACAAGGTCACCACGCGAAAGACTGTCAATCAAAATACTCTTGTCGAAATTGTAAAGGGAGACATCACAGCCTGGTTTGTTTTCGGAGCGGAAAGGGACACGAGACTAAGGAATCGGGGACTCAAGGTTCTAATATGTCCGGCCAGAGAGAAATCTCAATTCCTTCTTATATTACCTCTACCCCCTCTACACAAGTGGCAAATCTGGCAAACTCCAGGGCAGTGGTGGCAGGTGCGGTTAATTATTCGTCCCAAGTTCTCCTGGCGACGGCGGTAATTGTCATTGAGGACGACAGTGGCAATCGGATACAAGCAAGAGCTCTACTCGACTCGGGGTCGGAGAGCAATTTTATATCAACGCGATTAAGCCAGCGGTTACAGGTTGTTCGAGATAAGGTAAATATTTCCGTATCAGGAATCGGACAAGGGTCAACTAAGGTTAAGCAACGAATTTGGGCATTG GTGACAGCAAACTTACCAACAGTCACTGTGGACACTATTGGCTGGCCGATTCCACAAGGTATTCAATTAGCGGACCCGGCATTTGGCGTTTCTAAAGGAATTGATATCGTACTTGGAATTGAGTCTTTCTTCGAGTTCTTTAGCACGGGCCGCCAAATGGTTATTAGTAAACAATTACCAGCGCTACACGAATCGGTGTTCGGATGGGTGGTGTGTGGTGCGCGGTCGGTACCGGAAAACAGTATGCAGATTAGTTGCAACGTGTCAACTACAAATCATCTGGAGGAATTGGTGACTCGAGTTTTGGGCGTGTGA